In one Shewanella loihica PV-4 genomic region, the following are encoded:
- a CDS encoding pirin family protein codes for MKVISQFTARPAMDGDGVNIRRVADFMNTRFDPFLMLDEIKSDDANDYIGGFPPHPHRGIETFTYIRKGGFEHRDQLGNVKAIKAGDVQWMSTGSGVVHSEMPLADAQDGLHGFQIWLNMPTKEKMRPAIYRDSTDEPLPETENDSGAKLRALAGSWQLTGAAPIDAPIQTLAGAGKIADLMLASNGSAQLDLHEREYVGLYLYQGEIVSQSAPQKTYSAGQYLIVDSQQLITLKAGEQGAGALLFAGQPIREKIVHMGPFVMNTEQEIQQAIADYQAGRFGSIKA; via the coding sequence ATGAAAGTGATCAGCCAATTTACCGCCCGCCCGGCTATGGATGGCGACGGCGTCAACATCCGCCGTGTGGCCGATTTTATGAATACCCGCTTCGATCCCTTCCTGATGCTGGACGAGATCAAGTCAGACGACGCCAACGACTATATTGGTGGCTTCCCGCCCCACCCTCACCGCGGCATAGAGACCTTTACCTATATCCGTAAGGGCGGCTTCGAGCACAGGGATCAACTGGGGAACGTCAAGGCGATCAAGGCAGGCGATGTGCAGTGGATGAGCACCGGCAGCGGCGTGGTGCACTCTGAGATGCCCCTGGCCGACGCCCAGGATGGCCTGCACGGCTTCCAGATCTGGCTCAACATGCCCACCAAGGAGAAGATGCGCCCGGCCATCTATCGCGACAGCACGGATGAGCCGCTGCCCGAGACCGAAAACGACAGTGGCGCCAAGCTGCGCGCCCTGGCCGGCAGCTGGCAGCTAACGGGGGCCGCTCCCATCGATGCGCCGATTCAAACCTTGGCAGGTGCAGGCAAGATTGCCGATCTCATGCTGGCGTCAAATGGCTCGGCCCAGCTGGACTTGCATGAACGCGAATATGTCGGCCTCTACCTCTATCAGGGAGAGATAGTCAGCCAGTCGGCGCCGCAGAAAACCTATAGCGCGGGGCAATATCTGATTGTCGATAGCCAGCAGCTCATCACGCTTAAAGCGGGCGAACAAGGCGCCGGTGCCCTGCTGTTTGCCGGTCAACCCATTCGCGAGAAGATAGTGCACATGGGTCCCTTCGTGATGAACACTGAACAGGAGATCCAGCAGGCGATCGCCGACTATCAGGCGGGGCGATTTGGCAGCATCAAGGCCTAA
- a CDS encoding rhomboid family intramembrane serine protease — MTNICPGCHDGRLRVFKFHGEEVDCCRQCGGLWFENGELNAALSKADNGDDNVRIEETLGDQLGISSRCCHRCDLAMQRYHLMAGYEIEVDLCHGCSGIWIDEHERTKVVQSPKVRQLLEELNGSISVKTWLFQFLSKMPVEFNLKPKSTPLVTYLLLALNILIFFAYGFNLSTTDMVFENFAMRSNDLLAGHHPWSLVSHMFLHGDIMHLAGNMYFLYVVGDNLEDVLGRTKFFALYLLCGLAAAAAQIAADPGSGIYMVGASGAIAGLFGMYLMWFRHASLTFMFVVFQKKLSPMAFFAIWLGFNIFGLVMAGQGVAYWAHIGGFVMGLILGVTLKTRVMNNNPMLALLNEPEVKIAR; from the coding sequence ATGACCAATATCTGTCCGGGTTGCCACGATGGGCGACTGAGAGTGTTTAAATTTCACGGCGAAGAGGTAGATTGCTGCCGCCAGTGCGGTGGCCTCTGGTTCGAGAATGGTGAGCTCAACGCCGCCCTGTCTAAGGCCGATAACGGCGACGACAACGTGCGCATCGAAGAGACCCTAGGCGATCAACTGGGGATCTCCAGTCGCTGCTGCCATCGTTGCGACCTTGCCATGCAGCGCTATCATCTGATGGCTGGCTATGAGATAGAGGTGGATCTGTGCCACGGCTGTAGCGGCATCTGGATAGACGAGCATGAGCGCACCAAGGTGGTACAGTCGCCCAAGGTGCGGCAACTGCTGGAGGAGTTGAATGGCAGCATCAGCGTCAAGACCTGGCTGTTCCAGTTCCTCTCTAAGATGCCGGTGGAGTTTAACCTCAAGCCTAAGTCTACGCCCCTGGTGACCTATCTGCTGCTGGCGCTCAATATCCTGATCTTCTTCGCCTACGGCTTTAACCTGAGCACCACAGATATGGTGTTTGAGAACTTTGCCATGCGTTCCAACGATCTGCTTGCAGGACACCATCCCTGGAGCCTGGTGAGTCATATGTTTCTTCATGGTGACATCATGCACCTGGCGGGCAACATGTATTTCCTCTATGTGGTGGGGGATAACCTGGAAGATGTGCTGGGCCGCACTAAGTTTTTCGCGCTCTATCTCCTGTGTGGCCTGGCGGCTGCTGCGGCGCAGATCGCCGCCGATCCGGGCTCCGGCATCTATATGGTAGGCGCCAGCGGCGCCATCGCCGGCCTGTTCGGCATGTACCTCATGTGGTTCCGCCATGCCAGCCTGACCTTCATGTTTGTGGTGTTTCAGAAGAAGCTCAGTCCTATGGCCTTCTTCGCCATCTGGCTAGGCTTCAACATCTTTGGTCTTGTCATGGCCGGTCAGGGCGTGGCCTACTGGGCCCATATAGGTGGCTTCGTGATGGGACTTATCCTGGGCGTGACCCTAAAGACTCGGGTGATGAATAATAACCCTATGCTGGCGCTGCTCAACGAGCCAGAGGTGAAGATCGCCCGCTAG
- a CDS encoding response regulator has product MSRAKILIIDDDPVCTGILLAMLGDDYDVTSVNSGSGGIEVLKSLTPDLILLDITMPHVNGYQVIQYLKGSEETAKIPLVVISSLAEQSDKDFALKLGVDDYITKPVMPDAIQEMIEAYL; this is encoded by the coding sequence ATGTCCAGAGCGAAAATCTTGATCATAGATGACGATCCCGTCTGCACCGGGATATTACTCGCCATGCTGGGGGACGACTATGACGTGACCTCGGTGAACTCGGGGAGCGGTGGCATAGAAGTGCTGAAATCCCTGACGCCGGATCTCATCCTGCTGGATATCACCATGCCCCATGTCAACGGCTATCAGGTGATCCAGTATCTTAAGGGCAGCGAGGAGACCGCCAAGATCCCCTTGGTGGTGATAAGCTCGCTGGCGGAGCAGTCGGACAAAGACTTTGCCCTCAAGCTGGGGGTGGATGACTATATCACCAAACCTGTGATGCCAGATGCGATTCAGGAGATGATAGAGGCCTATCTCTAA
- the nhaD gene encoding sodium:proton antiporter NhaD, which yields MRNLKPHFGNLASTLASLVICLAALFSPAVFASSGEAHGQLLDLTATGAGYVAVVIFVLAYLLVMGEEVLHLRKSKPVLVAAGLIWGIIGYIYVQHGMSELSETAFKHNLLEYAELLLFLLVAMTYINAMEERNLFDALRAWMVGKGFSQRTVFWLTGFMAFFISPIADNLTTALLMCAVVMKVGGDNKKFIALACINIVVAANAGGAFSPFGDITTLMVWQKGVVHFEQFVDLFIPSLVNFLVPAAIMSAFIVNQVQEAEEEKVMMKRGARRIVGLFLLTIATAVCTHSVLGLPPVLGMMTGLGFLQFFGFYLRKSFPKAVLKAKEQAERDNNLKRLEQLGNVVPFDVFSRIARAEWDTLLFFYGVVLCVGGLGFMGYLSLVSEAMYTHWDVTYANIAVGVLSSIVDNIPVMFAVLTMNPEMALGQWLLVTLTAGVGGSLLSIGSAAGVALMGQARGIYTFASHLKWTPVIALGYIASILVHLWLNSSLF from the coding sequence ATGAGAAACCTTAAGCCCCACTTTGGCAACCTTGCCAGTACCTTAGCAAGCTTAGTTATATGTTTGGCCGCACTGTTTAGCCCGGCTGTCTTTGCCAGCAGTGGCGAGGCCCATGGGCAGCTGTTAGATCTCACCGCCACCGGCGCCGGCTATGTCGCCGTGGTGATCTTCGTCCTGGCCTATCTGCTGGTGATGGGTGAAGAGGTGCTGCATCTGCGCAAATCCAAGCCAGTGCTGGTCGCCGCCGGTTTGATCTGGGGCATCATAGGTTACATCTATGTGCAGCATGGCATGTCGGAACTCTCCGAGACCGCCTTCAAGCACAACCTATTGGAGTATGCCGAGCTGCTGCTCTTCCTGCTGGTTGCCATGACCTATATCAACGCCATGGAGGAGCGCAACCTGTTTGACGCCCTGCGGGCCTGGATGGTGGGCAAGGGCTTTAGTCAGCGCACCGTCTTCTGGCTCACCGGCTTCATGGCCTTCTTTATCTCCCCCATCGCCGATAACCTGACCACGGCCCTGTTGATGTGCGCCGTAGTGATGAAGGTGGGCGGCGACAACAAGAAGTTTATCGCCCTGGCCTGTATCAACATAGTGGTGGCGGCCAACGCCGGCGGTGCCTTCAGCCCCTTCGGCGATATCACCACCCTGATGGTGTGGCAAAAAGGCGTGGTGCATTTCGAGCAGTTTGTCGATCTCTTCATCCCATCCCTGGTTAACTTCCTGGTGCCGGCGGCGATTATGAGCGCCTTCATCGTCAATCAGGTACAAGAAGCGGAAGAGGAGAAGGTGATGATGAAGCGCGGCGCCAGACGCATAGTCGGCCTGTTCTTGCTCACCATAGCCACCGCCGTCTGCACCCACAGCGTGCTGGGTCTACCACCCGTGCTGGGCATGATGACGGGCCTCGGCTTCCTGCAGTTCTTCGGCTTCTACCTGCGTAAGAGCTTCCCCAAGGCGGTGCTCAAGGCCAAAGAGCAGGCGGAGCGCGACAACAACCTCAAGCGCCTGGAGCAGCTGGGTAACGTGGTGCCCTTCGATGTGTTCAGCCGCATCGCCCGCGCCGAGTGGGATACCCTGCTCTTCTTCTACGGTGTGGTGCTCTGTGTCGGTGGCCTGGGCTTCATGGGCTACCTCAGCCTGGTGTCCGAGGCCATGTATACCCATTGGGACGTGACCTATGCGAACATCGCCGTGGGTGTACTCTCCTCAATCGTGGATAACATCCCTGTAATGTTTGCCGTGCTGACCATGAACCCTGAGATGGCCCTTGGCCAATGGCTGTTGGTGACCCTGACCGCAGGGGTGGGCGGTAGCCTGCTCTCTATCGGCAGCGCCGCCGGTGTGGCCCTGATGGGACAGGCCCGCGGCATCTACACCTTCGCCAGCCACCTCAAGTGGACGCCCGTGATCGCCCTGGGCTACATCGCCAGTATCCTGGTGCATCTCTGGCTCAACAGCTCACTGTTCTAA
- a CDS encoding Na+/H+ antiporter NhaC family protein, whose product MSDATALSLIPPVVVLVLAVWLRRPILSLIIGALVGLVLYQPDQVLNNFSDISLSVMADETIGWLILVCGGFGALIALLVKTGGSMAFGRHALKYAKGPKSSLLMTFILGVVIFIDDYLNALTVGSTMKSVTDKFKVSREMLAYVVDSTAAPICVLVPLSTWAVFFGGLLVDNGVAGEGQGISVYMSAIPYMLYAWLAVAMVLLVILGIVPAFGPMKKAQLAAMAGKPAKAVDAIDEVQTSDDYSVKAIEEEFKHADNLGKLHNFMVPIILLVGFTVYFDIDVLKGLIATLAVTLPYYGVQRLMPLSEMMEQMLDGFKSMLPAIGTVIAAFVFKDVCDKLMLPQYVIGNLSPFMTSQWLPAVVFLTMSILAFATGSSWGIFAVSIPIVMPLAQAVNADIPLVIGALLSASSFGSQACFYSDSTVLAAQGSDCNLVSHAVTQLPYALLAAGLTFIGFLILA is encoded by the coding sequence ATGTCTGACGCGACAGCCTTAAGTCTTATCCCACCTGTGGTGGTCTTGGTGTTAGCGGTTTGGCTACGCCGTCCAATCCTTTCGTTAATCATAGGTGCCTTAGTGGGTCTTGTCTTGTATCAACCCGATCAGGTGCTGAATAACTTCTCCGATATCTCGCTCTCTGTCATGGCCGATGAAACCATAGGTTGGTTGATTCTGGTCTGTGGCGGTTTTGGCGCCCTGATCGCCCTCCTGGTTAAGACGGGGGGGTCTATGGCCTTCGGTCGCCATGCGCTCAAGTATGCCAAGGGGCCTAAGTCATCTCTGCTGATGACCTTTATCCTGGGCGTGGTGATCTTTATCGACGACTACCTCAATGCCTTGACTGTGGGGTCGACCATGAAGTCGGTGACCGACAAGTTTAAGGTGTCGCGGGAGATGCTGGCCTATGTGGTGGACTCTACCGCCGCGCCCATCTGTGTGCTGGTGCCGCTATCGACCTGGGCCGTCTTCTTCGGCGGCCTGCTGGTGGACAACGGCGTGGCGGGCGAGGGCCAGGGGATCAGCGTCTATATGTCGGCCATTCCTTACATGCTCTACGCCTGGTTGGCGGTGGCCATGGTGCTGCTGGTGATCCTGGGCATAGTGCCTGCTTTTGGCCCGATGAAGAAGGCGCAGCTGGCGGCCATGGCGGGTAAACCGGCCAAGGCGGTCGATGCCATCGACGAGGTGCAGACCTCGGATGATTACAGCGTCAAGGCGATCGAAGAGGAGTTTAAGCATGCCGATAATCTGGGCAAGCTGCATAACTTCATGGTGCCAATAATCTTGCTGGTGGGCTTTACCGTCTACTTCGACATCGACGTGCTCAAGGGGCTGATCGCCACGTTGGCGGTGACCCTGCCTTACTATGGCGTGCAGCGTCTGATGCCTCTGTCAGAGATGATGGAGCAGATGCTCGACGGCTTTAAGTCTATGCTGCCGGCCATAGGCACGGTTATCGCCGCCTTCGTGTTTAAGGATGTCTGTGACAAGCTGATGCTGCCGCAATATGTGATTGGCAATCTGAGCCCCTTCATGACCTCACAGTGGCTGCCGGCCGTGGTCTTCCTGACCATGTCGATTCTGGCCTTCGCCACTGGCTCTAGCTGGGGGATCTTCGCGGTATCTATCCCTATCGTGATGCCTCTGGCCCAGGCGGTGAATGCCGATATTCCTCTGGTGATCGGCGCCTTGTTGTCGGCCTCATCCTTCGGTAGTCAGGCCTGTTTCTATTCTGACTCTACCGTGCTGGCGGCCCAGGGCTCAGACTGTAACCTGGTGAGCCATGCGGTGACCCAGCTGCCCTACGCTCTGCTGGCGGCGGGACTGACCTTTATCGGTTTCCTTATCTTGGCCTAA
- the rihA gene encoding pyrimidine-specific ribonucleoside hydrolase RihA, translated as MTQSNAAPHSHAANASPKAIRPLASATPIILDCDPGHDDAISLILALSSERLNPLAVTTSAGNQTPDKTLNNALRILTLLNRADMPVAGGAVKPLARELIIADNVHGESGLDGPKLPDPSFDPLTQNAIELMAEKVRQSAVPVTLVPSGPLTNIALFIANYPELHSKVERIVLMGGAAGVGNWTPAAEFNIFVDPEAADMVFKSGIPITMCGLDVTHEAQIMDEDIERIRAIPNPVAQCVAELLDFFMIYHRDPKWGFTGAPLHDPCTIAWLLKPELFTAQECWVGVETKGEYTQGMTVVDRYQLTGKTANATVLFDLDRQGFVDLIVDCLSAYN; from the coding sequence ATGACTCAATCAAACGCTGCCCCACATTCTCACGCAGCAAACGCTTCTCCAAAAGCCATCCGCCCGCTCGCCTCGGCGACCCCGATTATTCTCGACTGCGACCCAGGCCATGACGATGCGATCTCCCTGATCCTGGCGCTGAGCAGCGAGCGCCTCAATCCGTTGGCGGTCACCACCAGCGCGGGTAACCAGACGCCGGACAAGACCCTCAACAACGCCCTGCGCATCCTGACCTTGCTCAACCGCGCCGACATGCCGGTGGCCGGCGGCGCGGTGAAGCCCCTGGCCAGGGAGCTGATTATCGCCGACAACGTCCACGGCGAAAGCGGTCTCGACGGCCCTAAGCTGCCAGATCCCAGCTTTGATCCCCTAACGCAAAACGCCATCGAGCTGATGGCCGAAAAGGTGCGTCAGAGCGCAGTACCCGTAACCTTAGTGCCCTCCGGGCCACTGACCAATATCGCCCTGTTTATCGCTAACTATCCCGAGCTACACAGCAAGGTGGAGCGAATCGTGCTGATGGGCGGCGCCGCGGGGGTTGGCAACTGGACCCCAGCCGCCGAGTTCAACATCTTCGTCGACCCAGAGGCGGCCGATATGGTGTTCAAATCGGGCATTCCTATCACCATGTGCGGCCTGGACGTGACCCACGAGGCGCAGATCATGGATGAGGATATCGAGCGGATCCGCGCCATCCCCAACCCTGTGGCCCAGTGTGTCGCCGAGCTGCTGGACTTCTTCATGATCTACCACAGAGATCCTAAGTGGGGCTTCACCGGCGCACCGCTGCACGATCCCTGCACCATCGCCTGGCTGCTAAAACCTGAGCTGTTCACCGCCCAGGAGTGCTGGGTCGGCGTCGAGACCAAGGGTGAATATACCCAAGGGATGACGGTGGTGGATCGCTATCAGCTAACCGGCAAGACGGCTAACGCCACTGTGCTGTTTGACTTAGATCGCCAAGGCTTCGTCGACCTGATTGTCGACTGTCTCAGCGCCTATAATTAA
- the rbsK gene encoding ribokinase, which translates to MTRLLILGSANADHVMNLEHLPSAGQTLMSRGYRLEHGGKGANQAVAAARLSKDETRVDFICHLGRDAIGQAMAQAWQQDGIMPYGITYTDDQPTGTAMIFVADKGENIIGVSAGANATLTPEALEAHLELIEKADYLLVQLETPAVTVLDALKHAKKHGVTTILNPAPAMVIGKDLFRLVDVITPNETEAEAITGIEVTDEQSARMAAQMLHQFGPQTVIITLGKQGALLSTKDYCALIPGVQVKAVDTVAAGDTFNGALMVALGEGKSVEEAVAFAHRAAAISVTRAGAQRAIPYRHELADI; encoded by the coding sequence ATGACCAGACTGTTAATCCTCGGCAGTGCCAATGCCGATCATGTGATGAACCTGGAACACCTGCCTAGCGCAGGACAGACTCTGATGAGTCGCGGCTATAGGCTGGAACACGGCGGCAAGGGGGCTAATCAGGCGGTGGCCGCCGCACGCCTTAGCAAGGACGAGACCCGGGTCGACTTCATCTGTCATCTGGGCCGGGACGCCATAGGTCAGGCGATGGCCCAGGCCTGGCAGCAAGATGGCATAATGCCCTACGGCATCACCTATACGGACGATCAACCCACAGGCACGGCGATGATCTTCGTCGCCGATAAAGGCGAGAACATCATAGGCGTCTCAGCCGGCGCCAACGCGACCCTGACCCCCGAGGCGCTCGAGGCCCATCTTGAGCTGATCGAAAAGGCCGATTATCTGCTGGTGCAGCTGGAGACCCCGGCGGTGACTGTGCTGGATGCCTTAAAGCACGCCAAGAAGCATGGCGTGACCACCATACTCAATCCCGCGCCGGCCATGGTGATCGGCAAAGATCTGTTCCGCCTGGTGGATGTGATCACCCCCAACGAGACAGAGGCCGAAGCCATCACAGGCATAGAGGTGACCGATGAGCAGAGCGCCAGAATGGCGGCGCAGATGCTGCATCAATTCGGGCCGCAGACGGTGATCATCACCCTGGGCAAGCAAGGTGCCCTGCTCAGCACCAAGGACTATTGCGCCCTGATCCCAGGCGTTCAGGTGAAAGCCGTAGACACGGTCGCCGCCGGCGATACCTTTAACGGCGCCCTCATGGTGGCCCTTGGCGAGGGCAAGTCTGTCGAGGAGGCGGTCGCCTTTGCCCACCGCGCCGCCGCCATCTCGGTGACCCGCGCCGGTGCCCAGCGCGCCATCCCCTATCGCCACGAACTGGCAGATATCTAG